The window CCTGTTGCGTTCACAAGCTCATCATAATCAAAGTTCACCATTTAACCAAGAAATCTGGTACCCTGCAAAATGTAGGGTTttattgtttgatgatgatgaagttgatgggGGATTGAAGATGTATGTAGGTAAGAGTTGGCCGGAGGAAAAACTGGAAGTGCTTTTGGAGATGCCAGCAAATAAAGCGGCTGTGGGGAGACGTCAAAAGAAGAACTAGtaaatagaaaagaaagagtaattgagaaaaggaaaaggtagTAAGTAGTGCTactgagaaaaagaaaagggattcTGACGAGGGATATGAGATATCGATgctccatttgaaatttttagaattttagaTGCTGGTTGGCTTGCCCGGTCGTTTTTGTGGTCCCCCCTTAACACCGTTTTGATATTGGAGTAAAATTCTCCCTCCTCTAATTCCCTTCCCTGCCCtcctttctcattttctttttttgtctctCTCCTTATAAAGAAGTCATTACAAGATGTAACGTGACTCaaccgtaaccgttcaaataggagaagAGAAAAGGCGAGTGAAATTTAGAAGGAAGAGAATGAGAAAAGGCGAGTGAAATTTAGAGGGGAGATAATCATACTCCTTTGATATatctaatttgaatttgaatctaTTTTTTTAGGgaataatacttgcatcccTAACGATGAAAGTGCACATATTCCACTATGTGTAAATAATGTATCTAAGGTTGTTTTGTTTGTAACCAAAAGATTACAGGTTAGAGTCGTAGAAACAACACTTTTTAAAGTAAGAATAAAGCTGTATACAATGGACGTTTTCCGACCCTCACAAAACGAGTAACCTTATTGGCTTGGGTCTCCCCCATACACTCGGTTCAGAAATCTAACCATTTCGTAAAGTGGACACAGATCGACGGGGAAATAATTCAACTATCTCTCCACCAAAGTTTTGGCAACATAAGTATGCAAGATTCTGACATTAATGTAAGACTTTGGGTTCATACTTTCTTAATAGACATGAGAAACAATATTTTCAAAAGTTAACaacaaataaaaggtaaagaTAGTACTATTCTGAGAACAATCCATCATCACGCGCATCCAATTGGCTATCAAAACCAATATcttaaaagattaaaaagaaataaaagtcaTCACATAAAAATAAAGAGTTGCATGGACTACCAAGTGAACTACGAAGAGACCGTTTCTGACCCTCGATCTATGATAAAATCATTCTTCGAGCGGATTGAGCACGTGACCAATGAACTGAACCGTTCCAGTCATTTCCTCTCTGATCAAAAACAGGAATGGGTGATCAGCCACAAAGTGTATCCGTTTAATCGGTTCAAATGGCTGAGCACAACCACACTCCTCGGCAAAAACAGAAACAGCCGCAGCTTTTGTGCCTTCTTCATCAACCTCAATGAAGGATTTATGAATTATATTGGCCTCGCGAAGAGGTGACTCCACCATCTCACTCAAATCACcattcccattgaaaggcagaACCAGTCCTAAATCCTCGAGGATTTTGGAAGCTTTAAAGCCAGAGGAAAACTTAAACCTTGGGATTTTGAAGGCACCAACTTCGACTCTTGTTTTGGGGAGATGGCGATCTAAGAAACCAGGCTCGGAGCAAACTCTGTCGACCAAAGCTGGGAGCCCATCTCTTTCATTAGGAAGTAAAAAGTACATTGAAAACTGCCGCTCCTTGTCTTTTCCTGGTTCATACTCAAGCTTTGCGACCTTGAAGCTGTCAAAGGCTCTTACATACTGGTCCTCGTAGCTTCTGCACATGAACGGCGCCAGGACTTTAGTACCATCGAGAAGGTAAAAGTTCTGCTTGAATGTCATTGATGCATCAAACTGGTCGTTCCAAACTCCTTTGAAGTACAAGGCATTTACAATTATAAGCTTGGAGTCGCTTTTAACTGTCCCAGGAAGAAGAACCTCAGTGATGAGGCCGTTCGTCTCCTTTTCAACCCATGAATTCACTTCAACTCTCGCTTTGTCAGGGTCAGTCTTGATACTGACTTGTTTAATCGCTGCCTTGTAAACAGTGTCCACAACCTCCTTGAAAGATGGTTTGATAGAGAGAGACTCCTCAACCCAGAGGGCATTGGCAAAGTTGAGGCAAGGACCGCCTCTAGCGGATCCGTCTGCTAAGACCAAAGTTACAAGAGGGGCGGCAAGGGAGTTGAGTTGGTCGGAGGACTCGGACTTGAGGAAAGAGAGCAACTGGTCCTTAGTGAGACCCTTTGAACCGGCTGTTATCAAGAACAACACGACCTGGATGGACAGCGGCGAGTACACAATgttcttccctttgccttcagtCATGAGAAGATGCTTGGTGATTTTGAGTGCGACATCGGTTAGGTTGCTGGTGGAATACTCTTTGGGATCCATATCGATCGTTAACTTACGGGAGGAGGAGACAGTACCAGCTGCAGGTAATTGGAGAGATTTAGATATAAATTGATCAAACCCTAAAACACACTCATGGCCGTATTGCCATGTATCCTTTAAAAACTACACTTTTATACATCATACATACaacacacatgcacacacacatatacatatgttTATACACATTATTATACATGAAGAAAACCGATTGAGAAATTGATAGAGATGTAGATAACTGATAAAACCCTAAGTTATATTTATCAAGTGATTAAAATATAGCAGATGTTTCATGGTACTTGGTTGATTCCCCTCATTCGTTGGTTTGCAATTCAAGAAACCCTACACACCTCTTTATTTCTCAAGCACCTTTATGTACTTTAATCTTCTTTAATTAATTCGATCAGAGGCCAAAAGTTAAAaggatgtgtggataacacaccgCCCCAACCCTAAACGCCAAACCCTGTACTACGTACTTTGGATATGTAGTCAAATAGATAGAAATCCTAAACCCTCGAATCAATAGAAACCTAGATGTGCAGAAAATTTGAAGAAGTACTTAGGCTACTGATACGAAAATTGAATAGAGATTAGGAGTAAATATTTCGTTCCATACCTGAGTGTTTCTTCGTTCGTGGTGAAGACGACGAGCTTCTCGGACGAATACGCTGAGTTTTTTAACACTGACGAAATAAGCGAGTTGTTGTGGTACTGTGGgtcctctatatatatattcagTTGAAAATATTGAGTTAAGGATATATAAGAATTCCTCCAAATTCACAATTCTCAAATACAACTTTAATGATGTCACAAACTCAAATACTTTTTCATAATGAAGTATTTATAAGATAGAGCAatactagaaaaaaaaatcaaatcaaatctttgTCCATAGAAAACCTAAATCAAATctctaaaataattttctttatattttccGACACCCCGTCTCACAATATAGAGGTCATTTTTCATGAATACCCAGGATATCTACCCGTATGATCTATCATGTTGTAAGTAGACTTAAAATTAGCCGAAgatttcaaaatcatttttcatGAATACCCAGGATATCTACCCGTATGATCTATCACGTTGTAAGTAGACTTAAGATTAGCCCAAGATTTCAAAATCATTATCAACTCACCCTAACTTCGTTATGTTTTCCATCCAAATAAGTTGTGTTCAAGGTTATTTTGGACTTTTTACctctttttcatttgtttattttttaaggaaaactaacgaaaagtccaaattttttttccttttaatgaaaaaccctttTAAAAGGAATAGTGAATAGTATTAGGGAAATgtataaatgtgatttttcattaaaagtgaacagtaccgggagtgttttgttaaacctccctatattttattatttatacaaACATCTATTTAAGGAACAAGAGAATAAATTGGTTTTAGACTTTTGACCTTTGTTTCACAAGTTCCCTATGGTACGAACTTGAGAATTTGGGctaataaaaaaacatgttGTGTTCGTGTTAAAAGCTTATGGTGGAGTACTAACATGGAGTTTAgctaatttcaatttttgagAATTCAACGTGGTCAATCATATCgataaaaaaagagttgaaatgTCCGAAACAATCTTCATGTGGAGTGGGGAGCTAAAACGCCTGAATAACCTTGAAAAGTAGTCGCGTGGGCTGATCCACAATGGGTCAAACTGGGCCAATTTACCCTGTGGAGCCGGAAATCTGGCTGAAGAACGCTTTCAATGACCCTGTGGTCGTCTGGTTGTCAATCTTCTTGCCTACAAGGTGTTCAACGATGCTCAAATACCGCCGTTTCGAACAAAGAACAAAACTCTCTttcctttctgtttttttttttttttttttttttgccctttttaCAAAGCCGGTTGTTccgatctttttttttttgttacgtTTAGATCTCCAAGTTTTGTTGTGACCGTTCTTTTTTTGGGGTATTAAATGCTTCGTCGCATTGTGGAAAGCATTTTTTCCTCTGATGTTTACCTTAAGCTATACGACTGCAATATATGAGAACGATTTGAATCGAACCGAAtcaaacggtttggttttgtaGTAACTTGGTTTGGTTACGGTTTTACAGCAAAACTTAACATTCCCGGACCTCGTTCACCCCTAGACATGATTAAGACATTGATCGATTTTGAGACGACTCTTATTCCTGCAGAAGATTTTGAGAATACTGTATTATTCATATCGATCGACTTTGGTAATATAGCTCAACTGCTGAAACGGAAGTAGTGGTAGTAAAACATGAATTGCTTTCAGAAATTTGACAACCCAATGTAGCATTACTTCTACAAGTAATCAAACAACCAAAAGATTTGCAACAAGTTATATTTAGGTAGGGAGGAAAATAACCTGGAAAAATACAGCAGGACGGTATAAGTTCAGCAAAAAGATATTACTTCGATTCAGAAGTCCAACCATTTTGCGTAGTAGACACAGGTTGATGGGGAAATAATCCCATCCGGTGTACATTGACTTATCCGCGGACAAACTCCACATGGAATAGAAGCCATTGCGCCAACTTTGGTTTCTCCTCTAGTACCTCCCTTGCCTTTGCATTTATAGCAAACTTTTCCAATTTGAATAGAAGCAAACTCCCCCATCCCGGTGCTCTTCACCTCCATGACTCGattgtccaaaaccaaatccctcACAATCTCCTCCGTTTGCTGTTTTGTAAACTCGGTCTtgaatattttagtttttctgaTTGCATCCGCAATTCCCTCCAACGTAGCAACCTTCTGCTGATATATCATCTTCGCAAACTGATCTTTTACAAGGTTTATATAATCTTTGTCGAGTTTCCCCTCCGAGTACCAAGCCCCACCGGTTAACTCCTTGGAGGGCTCAAATTCTGTAGCAATGTAATGCTTTCTCCCCTTGCTTTGGACATTTACAACCTCTTGTATCAGTTTCTTTGcttgaagtgtttttaaggcTGCGTTAAACACCTTGTCAGGTAGGTTTGTCTCTTTCTTCATGTCTCGTGTCCAAATCCCCATATCTTGCTTGCTATGGATCACATTGTATAGAATTCGCTCGTTCTGGCTCAAAGAGTCCGCCGGGGAACTAGAGTCTGGCTGTTTCCGTTTGCTCATTGCTATGATCCTGTCGAGGAGAAAAACAAACAACAGAAGAAACTTATCGACACTTGCATCACAAAGCCGAAGGCCTGTCCATTGCAGATTAACACTACTGAAAAACTAACCAATGAATAAGATAAACTGGAATCGCTCCAGGGGCCTCACGCTCGTTCTTGGTTTCACCCAAAGCTACTACGATTGCAAGATTATAAACTCGGAAAGTTTAATTTATCAACTATCTTAACTATTGAATTACAATGgtatacataaacacttaaccCTAATGGAAAATTGAAACCCTAAAACAAACAGGAACAGGATTAATCCTAATAAAACACAGAAGAATCATAACCCTTGtgaaatttcaagaaaaaaaaaaggacatggaagaattttaaaaaaaaaaaaaaaccctagaaatttcaaatttaccTAAACCAGGTAAGCCAACAACTCCTGCAAAATCCACTTCCCAAAtttcaaaccaaattaaactccttcataaatttgaaattagcccaatatatatatacacacatatataaataagcATACCTGTAAAGCTCTGTTCGGCTGAACTGAAGGAAGAAGCACGCAGAGAGTTGCAGAAGTTGCAAACTTTTAAACGACAAAACATAGGTTGCCGTTTGTGGGCTTTACTATCATCATTAGAATATGGGCCGGCCCAAACCGAAAAgcaagtataaaaaaaaaccctaataaaGTCACGTGATCTGCACGTGCGATACCTTCATCGTCCCTGGTATTTAATACTTATACACCCTGAACGGACCATCCGCCTCCTTCTGAAACCTCGCGCGGTTCTTCTGGGTGTTGGCCTCCGCgcagctagagagagagagagagagagagagggcggaGAGGGAGAGGTTGGAATCGAAAATGGTGGCGccgaagaagacgaagaagaccCATGAGAGCATCAACACCAGGCTCGCTCTCGTCATGAAGAGCGGCAAATACACTCTCGGTTACAAAACCGTCATCGATTCCCTCCGCAGCTCCAAAGGCACCCGATTTCTTCATCGTTTTAATTCTATGGTTTTTGAATTCTAAGTACTGGGTTCGTTTCAAGTTTTTGTAATTGGGATTTGATTGTGTTGCTGTGGAAATTGTTTTTGCAGGCAAGTTGATCATTATCTCCAACAATTGCCCGCCTCTTCGGAAGTCGGAAATCGAATACTATGCGATGCTTGCGAAGATTGGGGTTCACCATTACAACGGAAGTAAGTGGTTCTCTGTATAATCAATCTGGGTTTGCTTGCTTTAGGTAGATTTTTTTCGTGAACTTATGATATTACAAGTTTGTAGAATTGGCATGGATGTTTGGTTGGTGTCTTTGTTGTATACTTTGCTTTTCGCCCGATACATCGATAAAACAGAAGTAATGTTATTGTTTATGAATGTTATGATCTTGGATGTTGTGGAATTTATCATTACTTTTCTTGTTGGGTCGTTTTCTTAGCGCTATCTATGACAAGTTTAGTTAAACTTGAGAGTTTATCTCACCTCGTTTGGTGGCTTGTGTTGGATAATTCACTATATTTAATCCATTTCTTGCTTCAACATGGAGAACTAATGTTGTATTCACACCTCGTGTTACACGCATATATCTCCATTTTGTTCACAAGTAGGAGTAATGTGAGACATTTTCCGTGTTGTTTTGTTATATTTTCTTTCTGCTGTGTCGTATCTCTTTGATGATGGAATGAAGTTGAAATAATAAAGTTGATTATACTTACtctattcattttcttttggtaaagTTTGTCAACTAGTATATAACTGAGTTtgcaaaactattaccttttcATTTGGTTGGTCATATTTGTTCTGTTTTCAGACAATGTTGAGCTTGGTACAGCCTGCGGCAAGTATTTCCGCGTTTCGTGCCTTAGCATTATCGATGCAGGTATTCAAAAGTTGTATTACCATTTTGCACGATTTGTTGCACAAACTACTGATATGATAACCAATTTAGCTGACTTGTCACATGTTATAATAATTTTCAGGTGATTCGGATATCATAAAGACTCTACCTGGTGATCATTGAGGAACGCTGGATATCGCCCCCATTTTTGAAAGTGCAATTGGGTTTGTAGGCTTGCTTTCATTGAAATACTCTGATTTTCTATGAGGATGTATTCTTTTTCAATTAGTATGAGGATACTTCCGATATATGAGGTTATCTTATCTTAGAAGTGATCTTCACGGTGTTATGAGAATCGTCTAAAGTTAAATTTTATTATGTTAGAGAAGTCCCATTCTGGGTCTTCATCTGTTTTTTCGGTAATGCTCCCTGTTTACACCGTCTGTGCACACAGGGTTTCCAACCTGGAACTAGATCGTATATCTCAGTCTTCTCCTTAACTTGTCGTAGTAAACACCGGAAAGATGGAATGTTGAATCTTAGTGTTATAACCTTGTTTATTTTATGGACTTTGCGTAAGCTTGGTTCCAATTTACCATTCGACTTGTGGCAACAATGGTGGATTTCTGGTATGATTGGGTTCTGGTTCTGTCGTTCGGCCTTCACTTCCCAGCCTTGTCCATGTCATAAAAATGGCCGTTGCTCGCGAGTCCGTTAGGCTTGCGAAAATTGTACAATTGAGGGGATTTATGCGAGGGAAAGAGAAGATGACCATTTGATCGGACCAAAACATCATCTGTTTCAGATGCGAGAGCGATCGTGTTGCATAAGCATAAGTGCCGCTGACGGTGCTTGGTCCCCGAAGCAAAAGCACCCCTGTCGTTGCCACAACCATGACGGAGCTCGTATGGCATCAGGGACCGATATCAGAGACCGACTCAACGAGACTTCTTTCATTTTTCCTGTTGAGGTTGTTTGTTGGTACCTGAGAAAAAT of the Pyrus communis chromosome 1, drPyrComm1.1, whole genome shotgun sequence genome contains:
- the LOC137741296 gene encoding large ribosomal subunit protein eL30, which translates into the protein MVAPKKTKKTHESINTRLALVMKSGKYTLGYKTVIDSLRSSKGKLIIISNNCPPLRKSEIEYYAMLAKIGVHHYNGNNVELGTACGKYFRVSCLSIIDAGDSDIIKTLPGDH
- the LOC137713464 gene encoding uncharacterized protein gives rise to the protein MSKRKQPDSSSPADSLSQNERILYNVIHSKQDMGIWTRDMKKETNLPDKVFNAALKTLQAKKLIQEVVNVQSKGRKHYIATEFEPSKELTGGAWYSEGKLDKDYINLVKDQFAKMIYQQKVATLEGIADAIRKTKIFKTEFTKQQTEEIVRDLVLDNRVMEVKSTGMGEFASIQIGKVCYKCKGKGGTRGETKVGAMASIPCGVCPRISQCTPDGIISPSTCVYYAKWLDF
- the LOC137729669 gene encoding serpin-ZX-like; the encoded protein is MDPKEYSTSNLTDVALKITKHLLMTEGKGKNIVYSPLSIQVVLFLITAGSKGLTKDQLLSFLKSESSDQLNSLAAPLVTLVLADGSARGGPCLNFANALWVEESLSIKPSFKEVVDTVYKAAIKQVSIKTDPDKARVEVNSWVEKETNGLITEVLLPGTVKSDSKLIIVNALYFKGVWNDQFDASMTFKQNFYLLDGTKVLAPFMCRSYEDQYVRAFDSFKVAKLEYEPGKDKERQFSMYFLLPNERDGLPALVDRVCSEPGFLDRHLPKTRVEVGAFKIPRFKFSSGFKASKILEDLGLVLPFNGNGDLSEMVESPLREANIIHKSFIEVDEEGTKAAAVSVFAEECGCAQPFEPIKRIHFVADHPFLFLIREEMTGTVQFIGHVLNPLEE